TCAGTACAGGAACTATGACCTTATTTGCCTCCGCAACACCCCTGACCCCAAAAATTAGAACAGCAAAACTCATAAAGGACATGCCTACTATACCATATATTGAGGGAAGGCCAAAATGTTCATTTGCAATTGCTCCACTCCCCGCCAGCATAACAAAGTATCCCACTAAAAGCAGAAGGGCAAGAATGCCATTAATCCAAGGAAAAATTTTTTTGTTAAAATGATAGATTCCAAACTCCTCAAAGCTGTGGAATTTCTTTTTATAAACTTTTTTTAATGTATTTGTGGCTATGAAAGTTAACAATATGGTAGAGAAAACAACCCCTAGCACTCCTAAAACTCCATACTTACCAAAAAATTGTATGATTTCCTGTCCAGAGGCAAATCCAGCCCCAATAACAGTTCCTATGTAAATACTGACCAAAGTGGCGATAGATTTTCTTCTTGTCATAGAATACCCCCCTTAAATTTATTATATTTCTACCTATAAGGGGGGTATTCTTATAAATTTTGTATTGTTTCATAGTTTTTAGGGAAAACTTTTACTGTAGTTTTGTGTCAAAATGTCTATTAAATAAAACAAAGGAGGAATTAGCATGTCCTTACTTACCACTCAAACTTCCGATTCCATTCATATAGATAATACTATGGCGGCTATCGACTTTGGTGGCTTATTTAGTAAATATATAGAGGAATACTATAGCTCCTCCTATCAAGAGCTTGTTTTTTTATGTATTGGTACCGATCGTTCTACGGGAGATGCTTTAGGTCCCCTTGTAGGCCATAAGCTGGAAAGACCTTTATTGAAGCACCCTAACGTTTATGTTTATGGAACCTTAGAGGAGCCAGTTCATGCCAAAAACTTAAAAGAGCAAATAGATTCCATCTATGACAACCTTAAAAATCCTTTTATCGTAGCTATTGACGCCTGTTTAGGAAGGGTTGAAAGGGTGGGGTATATCACCATAGGCCATGGTCCCCTAAACCCAGGTGCGGGTGTAAATAAGCAACTCCCTTCGGTAGGTAATTTGCATATTATGGGAATCGTTAATCTAGGAGGGTATATGGAGTATATGATTTTACAAAATACCCGGTTACAACTAGTCATGAAAATGGCAGATGCCATTTCTGATGGAATTAAATTCTCCATGTGGAAACTTCATAAAGAAAAGCTATTATCCTAAAAACAAAGGGAATATCCCTTTGTTTTTAACTAAACAAGCCCCCGTACCTCCTGGTCTCAATTATATGCTGTATCTCTTCTACCGTTTTGTTATTTGCATTGATTAATATAGCACCATAGCCATTAGTTTCTCCTGCATCGTTTACATTTTTAAATCCACTATAATCATCAAGATATATTATGGCATCAATATGTCCTTGGTCTTGAAATCCTACAACCTCATATCCTTTATTGGTTAAATTGTCCTTTAGTTGCTGTAGATTCTCCTGTATTGCTATTCTTTTCACAATAAACACCTCCTTGGATTAGTTTTCCAAAGAGGTGTTGTTTTCATACAGACTTTTTCACAATTTTATTCCTATGGGTTATTGACTATAACCTTAAGTTTCTGCTTTGCTACTTCAAATTCCAATGATTCTACATCAGTAATTTCTCCATCAGCATTAATCTGCAACGGTTTTTCTGCAAAAATTTGAACTTTTTTTCCTTTATAAAAATCTACTTCCTTATATCCAGTATGCTTTCCCCAAAATATTGTGGGAAACAATAGTAATAGCTTGAGCTTATTTATATTCTTAATTACACAAATATCAAAATAGCCATCCTGTAAATCTGCCTTTGGAGCTACCTTCATACCTCCCCCATAATAAATGCCATTGCAAAGGGTAATCATTAATACATCACAGTAAAACTTTTTATCATCAATGATAAATTGAAGCTTATTACTTTTAAAGGTGGTGATTCCTTTTAGTGCTGCCACAACGTAGGCAAATCTCCCAGAAAAATACTTCTTTATACTATTAGCCTCCGAAGCAATAACCGCATCCAGGCCTATACTAGCAAAATTAATGAAGTATTTATCCCGCATTCTACCTAAATCAATTTCTTTTGTTTTTCCTTTTAAAATCATTTCTAAAGCGGCTTCTGTTTTCTTTGGCAAGTTCAACGTCCTACCTAAATCATTTCCCGTTCCAGCAGGAATAATTCCCAAAATCTTATCACTACCTGCCATTCCGTTTAGTACCTCGTGAATAGTTCCATCTCCACCGACAGCTACAATGGTAGAGAAGTCTTTCCCCACCGCTTCAGCTGCAATTTCTTCAGCCTCACCAATTTTTGTGGTTAATATTATTTCATAGAGTAGTTGTTCTTTTTTCATGATTTTTTCTATGATCGGTATTACTTTCTTACCTTTATTTTTCCCTGCCACAGGGTTTACGATAAATAAGTAGGCCAACATCTTCACCTACCCATTATCTTTATTACTTCTAGAGCCCTTTAATTTTACCTTGTCTAAGTCATTTGTCTTTGCTCTTTCCAATGCTTGGACTTCCTCCACAGAGAGGTTGTAATTAGACTTGCCATCCTTTACTGGCTTTGCATAGGAAACTGTTTCTGTCCTCCCATGGATTCCTGTTAAAATAATGCCGTTGTTGTTATTATCTAGCATAGCGATAGAGTAGCTTAGATCACTTCCTACATCATCAAAGGCATTGTATCGAATAATTCCTACTTTTTGTATAGAGAAGCTCATACGGTTTTCCAATATATCCATTTTAGAGTATATGTCCTTAAGGTTTTCCTGAACCTCCTCCACCTTTGTAATATGCTCCATTAAAACATTTTCTATGTTTTTACCACTTGTTCCCTTAACTAAGCGCTTGTATTTATCCCTTAAATTAGCTGTAATACTGTAGTTAATAGCTAACAAAATAATTAAAAATAAGTTCATAACAAGTCCTGTAAAAATAAAAGTTAAAGAATAGTTGTCTATAATAGACAAGATTTGTTGCATAATCATTCTCCCTTCAATTTATGCTCCTATTGTTTTTGCTAAATTTTTTTTGTTTGTTTATTTGCAGCTTATTAATATTCTACAGCATCTTAACTTTTCCCTTCTAAAACTTAAAATTAAAACCTTGTAATTTTTCCCTCATCCCCCAGTGTTTTTCCTATGTTTTTATTAAACTAAGGAACTGAAGAATTTTTAAAAAATTTATAAAATAAGTTGTATGGTAGCGTTGCAATAAAACCTTCCCTTAACAGTAAACTTACTAATAATCACCAAAGATTTTATCTATCTTTTTATAGTGAAAGGAAGGGTTTCTTCATAATTAGTAATTTATCATAAAGTAATGGGTTTACTACATTTGTTGCAACCCTTAAAAGAGTTATCAAAATAAATAGATGGATAGGAGACAGAAAATATATTTCAAAATAGAAAGAGTAGGGTGAGTTTTTTTAAAATCCCACCCTACCCTTATTTTTTTAGATGGGCTCTTTTTATTCACCCTTTTATAATTCTTCACATATACTCTTTAAAGCCGCTAGGGCTGCATCCAACTCTTCTTTTTTAGTAAAATAACCAATACTGAAACGAACAGTGCCTTGTTCAAATGTCCCTATGGTTTTATGAGCCATGGGGGCACAATGAAGACCTGGCCTTACACCAATATCAAAGACCTTATCTAAAATATAAGCAATTTCAGAAGAGTCCTCTTCTCCTATATTGATGGAAACCACCGCTGCTTGTTTTTTCACGTCCTGTGGCCCGTATATTTTAACGCCTTCTATTTTCTTTAATCCGTCTATAAAATATTGAGTAAGCTCTTCTTCCTTACTTCTAACTTTTTCTAATCCTTCCTTCAGTAAAAACTCAATTCCTGCCGTTAATCCAACAATACCTGGTGTATTAGGTGTTCCACTTTCATATCTATCGGGTAGCATCAGAGGCTGTATTAATTCCTGGGATTTACTTCCAGTTCCACCTTCTTTAAAGTGCCTAACCTCCACCCCTTCTTTAATGTATAAGAATCCTGTTCCTTGAGGGCCCATCAACCCCTTATGTCCTGCTACAGCCAACAAATCTATATTCATCTTTTTAACATCTATATCATATACTCCTGCAGTTTGGGCAGCATCTACTAGAAATAAAATTTCATTTTCTTTAGCTATTTTACCTATTTCTTCAATAGGCATAAGGGTTCCTGTTACATTGGAGGCATGGGTTGTAACAATAAGCTTTGTATTGGTTTTTATTGCCCTTTTGATTAATTCAGGACTTAAACCCCCAGTTTCATCGCATTGAACAATGGTATTGTCTATATTGTAATTTTCTAGGGATTTAATGGGTCTTAAGACAGAGTTATGCTCCATGCTGGTGGTAATAACATGATCCCCTTCATTCAGTATTCCTTTAATAGCTAAATTTAATGCCTCCGTAGCATTAGAGGTGAAAACCACCTGCATAGGATCATCTATATTAAATAAACTACAGATTAACTCCCTTCCCTTAAAAATTCCTCTTCCTGCCTCTAAAGCCATTTTGTGTCCCGATCTTCCTGGATTTGCCCCAAAGTTTTTCATATTGTCTATCATTGCTTCATAAACTGCTTCCGGCTTAGGATAGGATGTAGCAGCATTATCTAGATAAATCACATCATCATCTCCCTTTTAAATAGGCTTAAAATCCACTTTTCCCTTCAGTGTAGTGTTAAGATTCACAGTTTTACAAATGCCAACCTAAGCACTACATCTTCCAAATAAATTGGGCTGGAATTTAGCAGCAAAAAACTCCCTCTAGCTCAACCAACTAAGTCATCAACACCAAAGCTAAAACCTAAACTTTCAGTTGTCTGTTTATGAATTAGTGTTATTTTATATTATAGCATATTCATTTCTATGTATTATGCTATTCCCTCCCACATAATATAAGTTTTTTCTATGATGAAAAAGCGTCCTATAGACGCTTTTAAAGTTAATGTTTCATGTGAAACTTTAATTAGTTTCTTCCAATAGACTTAAAATCCTCTCTAAGTCCCCATCATTATAATACTCTATTTCAATTTTTCCTTTTTTTCTTCCCTTCATAATGTTAACCTTTGTACCAAAGCGTCTCTTTAGGTTCTCCTCTATATCTATAATGATAGCATCCTTTGTTCTTTTCTGTTCTTTAGGTTTTTTCTTGGGGTTTAATAGGTTTCTAACCATTTCTTCCACTTGCCGCACATTTAATTGTTCCCTTTCTATTTTTAAAGCCAATTGATATTGTTCTTGGAGATTATGGATGCTTAATAAAGCCCTGGCGTGTCCAGCTGTTATTTGTCCCTCCCTGATCATATCAATAATTCGACTATCCAACTGTAGTAACCTTAGTATATTAGCTATATAGGGTCTGCTTTTTCCAATAGCCTCCCCTAATTGATCTTGGGTTATAGAATAGGTATCGATTAGGTATTTATATGCTTTAGCCTCTTCAATAATGTTAAGGTCTTCTCTTTGAAGGTTTTCTATAAGGGCAATTTCCATCAATTGTTGTTCATTATCTTTTCTTATAATACAAGGTAATTCCTTTAGCTCTGCTTCCTTACCAGCTCTCCAACGCCTCTCTCCTGCGATAATCATAAATCCTTCTTCTTTTTCTATGACTACGATTGGTTGTATTAGTCCATGGGTTTTAATAGAAGCTGCCAGCTCCTCTATTGTTGCTTTATTAAAATCCTTTCTAGGCTGCTGGGGGTTTGGATAGATTTTGTTGATAGAAATATTTTTTATCCTATCCTCCTTCACTGCCTCCTCCACTATTTCAAATTCTAAAGCGTTTATTTGGGGAATCAAAGCCTGTAATCCTTTACCTAATCCCTTTTTTTTATTTGGTTTAGCCATCTATATCACATCCTCCTCTAGGTATATAAACTCTTCCGCTAAATCCCAGTAGGCCTCTGCTCCTTTAGATTTTCTATCATAATAAATGATAGGCTGACCATGACTAGGGGCTTCGGCAAGTCTGACGTTTCTAGGTATAATAGTTGTATATACCTTTCCTTTGAAGTGATTTTTTACTTCATCTACCACTTGAATGGATAAATTTGTTCTACCATCAAACATACTTAAAACCACACCCTGCACCTCTAAGTCTGGGTTTAAGCTCTTTTTCACCAACTGAATGGTATTCATTAGCTGACTCACTCCCTCTAATGCATAATACTCGCATTGAATAGGTATTAAAACACTATCTACTGCCGATAAAGAATTGATCGTTAATAGACCTAAGGAAGGAGGACAATCTACAAATATATAATCATATTGGTTTCTAATACTATTAATTGCTTTTTTAAGCTTTGTTTCTCTATCTTTAATAGCTACTAACTCAATTTCTGCTCCTGCCAAAGCATTGCTAGATCCAATTAAATCTATATTCTCAAATTCCGTTTTTACAATAGCTTCCTTAATATCTGTATCTTCAATCATTACGTCATATATATTATATTCCAATGAAGCTTTATCAATCCCAAATCCACTTGTTGTATTTCCCTGAGGGTCAATATCTATAACACATACTTTCTTTCCTTTACTAGCAATACAAGCACTTAGATTAACATTTGTAGTTGTTTTTCCTACTCCACCTTTTTGATTAAAAATCGCTATTACCTTTCCCATTACCACTACCCCCTTTAAAGCTATTGATAGAATTTTTACATACTAATAAATTCTAAATTATTTTAATTTTTCCTCTTATTCTCTTATTTTTGGTCTATTATTTTTAGATGCTATAATATTTTACTAATATTCTCCTCTAGTAAAGAATATACTT
Above is a window of Natronincola ferrireducens DNA encoding:
- a CDS encoding aminotransferase class V-fold PLP-dependent enzyme is translated as MIYLDNAATSYPKPEAVYEAMIDNMKNFGANPGRSGHKMALEAGRGIFKGRELICSLFNIDDPMQVVFTSNATEALNLAIKGILNEGDHVITTSMEHNSVLRPIKSLENYNIDNTIVQCDETGGLSPELIKRAIKTNTKLIVTTHASNVTGTLMPIEEIGKIAKENEILFLVDAAQTAGVYDIDVKKMNIDLLAVAGHKGLMGPQGTGFLYIKEGVEVRHFKEGGTGSKSQELIQPLMLPDRYESGTPNTPGIVGLTAGIEFLLKEGLEKVRSKEEELTQYFIDGLKKIEGVKIYGPQDVKKQAAVVSINIGEEDSSEIAYILDKVFDIGVRPGLHCAPMAHKTIGTFEQGTVRFSIGYFTKKEELDAALAALKSICEEL
- a CDS encoding diacylglycerol/lipid kinase family protein, whose protein sequence is MLAYLFIVNPVAGKNKGKKVIPIIEKIMKKEQLLYEIILTTKIGEAEEIAAEAVGKDFSTIVAVGGDGTIHEVLNGMAGSDKILGIIPAGTGNDLGRTLNLPKKTEAALEMILKGKTKEIDLGRMRDKYFINFASIGLDAVIASEANSIKKYFSGRFAYVVAALKGITTFKSNKLQFIIDDKKFYCDVLMITLCNGIYYGGGMKVAPKADLQDGYFDICVIKNINKLKLLLLFPTIFWGKHTGYKEVDFYKGKKVQIFAEKPLQINADGEITDVESLEFEVAKQKLKVIVNNP
- a CDS encoding DUF4446 family protein, with amino-acid sequence MQQILSIIDNYSLTFIFTGLVMNLFLIILLAINYSITANLRDKYKRLVKGTSGKNIENVLMEHITKVEEVQENLKDIYSKMDILENRMSFSIQKVGIIRYNAFDDVGSDLSYSIAMLDNNNNGIILTGIHGRTETVSYAKPVKDGKSNYNLSVEEVQALERAKTNDLDKVKLKGSRSNKDNG
- the yyaC gene encoding spore protease YyaC; its protein translation is MSLLTTQTSDSIHIDNTMAAIDFGGLFSKYIEEYYSSSYQELVFLCIGTDRSTGDALGPLVGHKLERPLLKHPNVYVYGTLEEPVHAKNLKEQIDSIYDNLKNPFIVAIDACLGRVERVGYITIGHGPLNPGAGVNKQLPSVGNLHIMGIVNLGGYMEYMILQNTRLQLVMKMADAISDGIKFSMWKLHKEKLLS
- a CDS encoding YkuS family protein, with amino-acid sequence MKRIAIQENLQQLKDNLTNKGYEVVGFQDQGHIDAIIYLDDYSGFKNVNDAGETNGYGAILINANNKTVEEIQHIIETRRYGGLFS
- a CDS encoding ParB/RepB/Spo0J family partition protein, whose product is MAKPNKKKGLGKGLQALIPQINALEFEIVEEAVKEDRIKNISINKIYPNPQQPRKDFNKATIEELAASIKTHGLIQPIVVIEKEEGFMIIAGERRWRAGKEAELKELPCIIRKDNEQQLMEIALIENLQREDLNIIEEAKAYKYLIDTYSITQDQLGEAIGKSRPYIANILRLLQLDSRIIDMIREGQITAGHARALLSIHNLQEQYQLALKIEREQLNVRQVEEMVRNLLNPKKKPKEQKRTKDAIIIDIEENLKRRFGTKVNIMKGRKKGKIEIEYYNDGDLERILSLLEETN
- a CDS encoding ParA family protein, whose protein sequence is MGKVIAIFNQKGGVGKTTTNVNLSACIASKGKKVCVIDIDPQGNTTSGFGIDKASLEYNIYDVMIEDTDIKEAIVKTEFENIDLIGSSNALAGAEIELVAIKDRETKLKKAINSIRNQYDYIFVDCPPSLGLLTINSLSAVDSVLIPIQCEYYALEGVSQLMNTIQLVKKSLNPDLEVQGVVLSMFDGRTNLSIQVVDEVKNHFKGKVYTTIIPRNVRLAEAPSHGQPIIYYDRKSKGAEAYWDLAEEFIYLEEDVI